A genomic window from Parafrankia discariae includes:
- a CDS encoding methionyl-tRNA formyltransferase translates to MRVVMFGYQTWGHRTLQALLNSDNDVTLVVTHEKGEGAYEKIWDDSVADLATEAGVPVAIRNRPDDEELISLLKAADPDVIVATNWRTWIPPQIFNLPRLGTLNIHDSLLPAYAGFAPLIWALINNEPEVGVTAHMMTDDLDAGDIVLQRRVPVGPRDTTADLFHRTLALFGPLAVEGLELLASGRTEWAKQDRSKASFFHKRSDLDSLIDWTWTAEELDRLVRAQCDPYPNAFTYRDGERLRIISAEVSQGVYGGTPGRIFIREGDGIVIVAGAEARRGRSHGLLVRTVRTDDGRELPATEYFTKMGGYLTRQP, encoded by the coding sequence ATGCGCGTTGTAATGTTCGGATATCAGACCTGGGGACATCGAACGCTACAGGCGCTCCTCAACTCCGACAATGACGTCACTCTCGTCGTCACCCACGAGAAGGGCGAAGGCGCGTACGAGAAGATCTGGGACGACTCGGTCGCCGACCTCGCCACCGAGGCCGGCGTGCCGGTGGCCATCCGGAACCGTCCCGACGACGAGGAACTGATCTCGCTGCTCAAGGCGGCCGACCCCGACGTCATCGTCGCCACTAACTGGCGCACCTGGATTCCGCCGCAGATCTTCAACCTGCCCCGGCTGGGAACGCTGAACATCCACGACTCGCTGCTGCCGGCCTACGCCGGGTTCGCGCCGCTGATCTGGGCGCTCATCAACAACGAGCCCGAGGTGGGCGTGACCGCGCACATGATGACCGACGACCTCGACGCCGGTGACATCGTGCTGCAGCGGCGGGTGCCGGTCGGCCCGCGCGACACGACGGCCGACCTGTTCCACCGCACGCTGGCGCTGTTCGGCCCGCTGGCCGTGGAGGGCCTGGAGCTGCTGGCGTCCGGGCGCACCGAGTGGGCGAAGCAGGACCGTTCGAAGGCGAGCTTCTTCCACAAGCGGTCGGACCTGGACAGCCTCATCGACTGGACCTGGACCGCCGAGGAGCTCGACCGGCTCGTCCGCGCCCAGTGCGACCCCTACCCCAACGCCTTCACGTACCGCGACGGCGAGCGGCTGCGGATCATCTCCGCGGAGGTGTCGCAGGGCGTCTACGGTGGCACCCCGGGACGGATCTTCATCCGGGAGGGGGACGGGATCGTCATCGTGGCCGGCGCCGAGGCGCGCCGCGGCCGCAGCCACGGGCTGCTGGTCCGGACGGTGCGCACCGACGACGGCCGGGAGCTGCCGGCGACGGAGTACTTCACCAAGATGGGCGGCTACCTCACCCGGCAGCCGTAA
- a CDS encoding MbtH family protein, producing MSTNPFDDENGTFFVLVNSEGQHSLWPSFAVVPAGWTVVHGEETRQSCLDYVEANWTDLRPRSLVEQMERGASASGVSAPR from the coding sequence ATGTCGACGAATCCCTTCGACGACGAGAACGGCACCTTTTTCGTGCTGGTCAACTCGGAAGGTCAACACTCGCTGTGGCCGAGTTTCGCCGTGGTGCCGGCGGGCTGGACCGTCGTCCACGGCGAGGAGACCCGTCAGTCGTGCCTCGACTACGTCGAGGCCAACTGGACCGATCTGCGTCCGCGCAGCCTGGTCGAGCAGATGGAGAGGGGCGCGTCCGCCTCCGGCGTCTCCGCGCCGCGGTGA